A window of Scophthalmus maximus strain ysfricsl-2021 chromosome 4, ASM2237912v1, whole genome shotgun sequence genomic DNA:
ggaaaaccgaaaatggaatcagtggtgcaccaccataaagtgtcccctgccgggtgctcagttggttgcggtttgcaattttaccaccagatgcagccagaaaagtacaaaaattacacacttggggctttaaactaaaaaatgtcaactctttaaactcactttcactttccattcatttcttcaACAATCATCATTTAATTCAtctcatttatcattttaattccCATAGTTTGTCTCGTTTGATCTGTAGATCTTCATCAATATCCCGTGTCTGCCAATTTGTCCTCCACTTTAGCAGCTGTCAGGTTGAACTGACAGTCCCTGAGGGCCTTCAGCAGCTCGTTGGTTTGGGCCTCGGCACCCCGACTCTTCCTCCAATCCTTTAGCAGTTCCACCACCGTCTCCTCCAGGTCCGTGGGATGCCTCCTGTAGATGGACTCCAGCTTCACTTCATTCAAACCAAGTTTGCGGCCCAGTTTGCGCCACATCTTTCCCAGGTTTTCTGCGATCACCTCTGTGGCAATGTCCAGTTTagctgaaagaggaggagacagggattttttttttccttcctgcacAAATTGGTAGAACTgccacaaaatataaataacaaagGACAAAATGGTTTaaataattgagaaaaaaaactaatagtTCTCATCATAAGTGCTGTAACTCATTCagcctctcctcagtcatcctcccactagctgcgGCTattgtctctgactgggaccagcgGAAGTAGAGTTTACTCTCACTTTCATTAAATGTGTCACTGCAttatttgcaaaacattttttacacttgtggcaacgagcgttgtctccatcCATTTcggtgaagtacaaccagactttcgaGCAGGTGCTGCGTATGTGACGGACAGTGGGAGCCGGCACCAGGGCAGCTAACGCTACGACGAAGGAAATCCTTTCACAGCATCAATGTTCAGGTAATTGATCATAAGCTATTTTAACGATCAGTAAAAAAGTCAATAGCACAAATCATTCTCGGGAATCctattgaaaaaatatgttcTGTATGTAGGCGTGCtgtgcaaattaaaaatagGTTCGGAACATGAATTTTATACTGCAAATCCTGCAATTGCATAACGCATAAGAACTTTTACTGTAAAGAATATTTACTGTCCAGGGAACACGGCTAATGCATCAATACATCCAGCCTGCAACTGCACATCATACAGTAATATTAATCACATGATCAGTATCACGATGGCAAACTTGAAATTGTCCGTGGCACAGCATGAGCGCAAAGCTACACGCAGTGAGGGCATCGCTGCGGCTGAGAGGAATCAGAGACCTCTGGAGCTAGACGTTGTCAAGGATAATGAATATATCTTTCACAGAGAACATCATCGAGTGTCCCGTGGATTCTGACAGAAACCCTCACCCGCAGAGTGAGCCTATCACACTACTTACGCCGACATcgacttaaagggacagttcagtgatttttgaagtggggttgtatgagttactcatgcatagtttatatgttaccttatggagatggtgatgagCGATGTCAATTACggggtttggaggagaagtggaagtagcgtaagtctgagtccctCTGTTGCAGAAAGGACCACCGAAGAACAtctcttttttgccacatttttcaatgtatcttaaaaaaaaatgatccgttcaatttttcactgcttcagtttgccgccagacagccgtttaagtttgcaccttttttttcaagcgtacttctgccatgtattactgcggCAACTCGTACCGGTGCAGAGAGTCAGCGTTTTCAGTCATTGAATAGACAAGATTATTTCGATTTGTCTGAGTGACCGGGACATCTCATCCATCATCAGAACAATTGCCACCCAACCCCCTGACAAATTTGTCAGGAGCCGCCACTGGATTTAAGCTGTGACATTCTCTATGTGTAACTAATACATCATTAATCTAGTTTtgattattgtatatttttatatactccACATCTTAGATGTCGTACAATGTTAGatttcttgcattgcaagtggtgataagtgttggacaaataatggtGTAAACACccttggggtggggggtgggcgCCGATCAAAGATCTCGCCTAGGGCGCCAACGAACCCAGAACCttgttgctgtgaggcaacagcacTGACCACTACACCAGCCATTATTTATGAAGGTGAACATTAAcgatttgtttgaaaaaagactgaatccaaatatttaatttgaaaaacaaaacaaaaaacccatcACTGTTTTGACACTCAACCCTCAGTTTCAAATAGCTTCTTCAACTTGACACAACTTTTGACACAAATCTGTCAACACACCTGTTCCATGAATGATGAAAGATagattaaataaacattaaaattttCATATCGCATCTGAAGGTAACCGATCATTATGAATTTCTGTACAGGGTTAAAGGATTTGACTCGGCGAAaccccaaaaataaacaaagttaAGGAATCTTAATCTTAAAGAGGTCTATGGATCACCTTTTATGTTGATATGAAGCTTATACATCtagcagacacagaaaaaaagttttgtcacTCTAATCACTTTTCAAACGATAAGTGGAACGGCAGACAGATCAAGTTCGCAATCTGCTGGTCTAAAGGTAGTCAGAAAACAAACGGCCGCGAAAACCTAGAAGAACAGTGAAGACTGGACTGAAACAGCAACTAATGTTGATCTATATTGGACGTGTAAATGATCTGTTTTTTCACCGTGAGAAATTTTCTAAGGCCATAATGTGTCAgtgttgcttttgtcttttctacGGAAGAGTCTCCAGGCATAAGAacaaaaatgagggggaagattttttcttttttaattaatgaggaggaagatttttttattttagtcgaacatgttgagattaaagtcgaattAGCCCTAAACTTCCGTGTTGTGGCACCAGTTTAGCTGTCACACAGCTACATTAtctaacgttagcaaagctaagctagcttccagattcagcctgtcaataataatatatctcaactttacaacttggttagaagctagcgttagcttagcaaactggctagcaaaacatcaacatccggttgtttggtgctgctgaaaagtacATCCTGGTCACAATTTTCAAATTATTGTCAGcaatttgactttattctcgaaatatata
This region includes:
- the LOC118302662 gene encoding FAS-associated death domain protein-like, which gives rise to LSFVIYILWQFYQFVQEGKKKSLSPPLSAKLDIATEVIAENLGKMWRKLGRKLGLNEVKLESIYRRHPTDLEETVVELLKDWRKSRGAEAQTNELLKALRDCQFNLTAAKVEDKLADTGY